The genomic stretch gttgttgttgttgttgttgttgttgttgttgttgttgttgttgttgttgttgttgttgttcagtgttgtcgtcgttgtccaTTCAATAAGGAATCACAGAATGTAAAGTTAAATACTATGGGTTTTAACAATCTAAACCACGGCCTCTGATCTTCACAATCAGCTACACAAGGGTCTGTAGAAGCCGCTCGCTAAAGCTGAACAGTGAAAGGACAGAACAAGCACTGTATGATCAATGGTTCTTCTACTCGTTTCGTGGATCTGGGCTGATATGCACGAAGAAAACGTGGAGAACAAACCGCggtgtctgattggttgaaatcacaacaaatttaaatttcaaccaatccaacaccgcggtcgagtgtgacaggatAGGACAGAGACGTGTAAGGATGAGCTTTACAATCGACTGAAGTAGCACGTGGTACGGTCTTTGACATATTTgcttgaaacacacacacacacacacacgcacacacacacaccgtgcaccggcgcacacacacacacacacacacacacacacacacagacacacacacacacacacacacacacacacacacacacacactcatacttgTTGGTTTGATGCTTGGCACGTAAGCGGGTTGGCGACCGTGTGCATACATAAACAGAATCTTAATATTTTCTTCTCGTGTGTGTTTACGTCTGCATAATATAAGACAGAACTATTCGACTGACCTAAAAACAAATCATGCAAATGATTGACATAATGTTTGATTATCATTTCCCTGTTAAATTGACATCATGACCCGGACACCCTGGTCTGAATTGTGAAACACCCTTAACCATTTCGCAGCCTGGGTAACTTGTTTTAACGCCCAACAAAccgttcaataaacaaaagaagaaaagcgtcaaacaaacagtgtgttagtgtgtgtgtgtgtgtgtgtgtgtgtgtgtgtgtgtgtgtgtgtgtgcgtgtggtgtaTTCATTTATACACAGAGAGCACAGCGTTAAGGTGTCAAGTCAGGTAAACTATAGGTAACGCTTTGAATATAAACTATTTCGTGACAGCGAACAGTGTTCATACAGTAGTGGGTATTCTCAGGCACACAAGACTACAGTATTGTTTGGTGTCCCGGCAACAGCTCTCTTACTTGTTTTtgctggaaaaaaagaaaagacataaTTATTTCAATGTGTCATGCTTTCCCGGCTCTTTTTTTGTGCTCTTACGAAGCCCAGGCAAAATGAATATTTGATGTTACACGCATTAGAAACAGTCAACGGAATTCATTGTGCAATCCGCTTTTCCATTAGCCAAGAGAACTCATACAATGGCTTGCATTTAGCCATTCCATCCAACTGGGGTTGTTTTTCCCTAGAATTTGACCACACCGAAGATATACTACAATGATATTGGAGAAAATGTAGTGTTTGTCTTTGCGGGATAAGGTGGCACTGACAAATGGCTTGCTGACGGGGCCTGTGAGTGTGACAGCAACTGACAAATGGCTTGCTGACGGGGCCAGTGAGTGTGACAGCACTGACAAATGGCTTGCTGACGGGGCCAGTGAGTGTGACAGCACTGACAAATGGCTTGCTGACGGGGCCTGTGAGTGTGACAGCACTGACAAATGGCTTGCTGACGGGGCCTGTGAGTGTGACAGCACTGACAAAAGGCTTGCTGACGGGGCCTGTGAGTGTGACAGCACTGACAAATGGCTTGCTGACGGGGCCTGTGAGTGTGACAGCACTGACAAATGGCTTGCTGACGGGGCCTGTGAGTGTGACAGCACTGACAAATGGCTTGCTGACGGGGCCTGTGAGTGTGACAGCACTGACAAAAGGCTTGCTGACGGGGCCTGTGAGTGTGACAGCACTGACAAATGGCTTGCTGACGGGGCCTGTGAGTGTGACAGCACTGACAAATGGCTTGCTGACGGGGCCTGTGAGTGTGACAGCACTGACAAATGGCTTGCTGACGGGGCCTGTGAGTGTGACAGCACTGACAAATGGCTTGCTGACGGGGCCTGTGAGTGTGACAGCACTGACAAATGGCTTGCTGACGGGGCCTGTGAGTGTGACAGCACTGACAAAAGGCTTGCTGACGGGGCCTGTGAGTGTGACAGCACTGACAAATGGCTTGCTGACGGGGCCTGTGAGTGTGACAGCACTGACAAATGGCTTGCTGACGGGGCTTGTGAGTGTGACAGCCCTGACAAATGGCTTGTTGACGGGGCCAGGGAGTGTGACAGGATAGGACGGAGACGTGAAAGGATGAGCTTTACAATGGACTGAACTAGCACGTGGTACGGTCTTTGACATATTTgctttgaaacacacacacacacacacacacacacacacacacacacacacacacactcatacacacacacacccacactcatacacacacacacgcgcgcgcacacacacacacacacacacacacacacacacactgacacacacagagttcagATCAtttctgttctctctctgtccgattctctgtctctgtttctgtctatgtctttctgtctgtctgtctgtctgtctgtctctctctcagtctctctctctccctctccccctctctctctctctctctctctctctctctctttctctctctctctttttgctgttaaattttttatttttttattttttttaatcatttcatcattgtgtgtctgtgcgtcccaaggacagattgtaagaaaagccgtagccttaaatcttaatccttgttaaataaagttcaattcaattcaattctctctctctctctctctctctctctctctctctctctctctctctgtctctctctctctctctctctgtctctctttctctgtctctctctgtctctctctgtctctctctttctctctctctctctctctctctctctctctctctctctgtctctctgtctgtctgtctgtctgtctgtctctctctctctctctctctctctctctctctctctcaacactaaaactattttatcatgcccacatcttatcccatattacgcatcaactctttgggatggcgtctctgatattcacatgaaaaaattaaactctctacatcgtcgggcagctaaaatcatgttaaatggtccacaattatcagctgatttgaagttaaagaatctaaactacctgccgctaattaaacagttacagtttaataagactgtaatgatgtacaaagtatatcatggcgaagtgcccaactatattcaggacctatttcacagagtcaccgaaaggtacgggtctatcaattttctaccacaaatacccaggattgatctgttcaaaactagtcaagccttctctggctctatggtgtggaactccattccgtctgtaataagatcattaacctcactaaagagttttaaacaagctctgcataatcattatatgtctacctagatggctactagtcttaacatgtgcaagtagctgtcaacaattggcaaagctttatgaattacaaaaatatgttctttattacatgtattatgtggaatttatgttgcgattttccatcatcatcctcaacatcatcatcattatcatcatcaatcatcatcatcatcatcatcatcatcatcatcatcatcatcatcatcatcatcatcatcatcatcatcatcatcttcatcatcttcatcatttacaccacataatcattgtaagcattagtgtaaacgttggtattgtgtgaattttaccgtcgatcactttacatgtgtaacctcaattaacatgttgcatgtttcgcttttgatttgtatgttgcttactttgtcattttgttgtttgtgtttatttgcttgtttgcttacttgtcgattgtttgctgggtcgttcgtttaatttgtttatttgtcatgttgctttacttgtttatcatttactggacatttgtattagaagtaaggaccggttgttagaaaaggcgtcgccttaaacctctatccttgaaaaataaagttccatcatcatcatcatctctctctctctctctctctctctctctctctctctctctctctctctctctctctctctctctctctctctctctttctctcagtctctctctctctctctctctctctctctctctctctctctctcgttgtatAGTAGTGTGCGCCCGTcacaagtatgtgtgtgtgtgtgtgtgtgtgtgtatgtgtgtgtgtgcgtgtgcgcgtgcgtgcgcgtgcgcgtgagtgtgtttgaGAATGTATGTGAGTGGTTGCTTGCCTGCGTAGCGTTTGTGAGTGCACGCCGGTGTATGGGTATGTGGGtgcgtctgtctatctgtatgtaTGTGAGAAGGGAGAAATGATAACAATAATTGAACAAGAAGTGATGTTGGTGTGCTAGgacgggcggggatatagctcagttggtagcgcgctggatttgtattcagttggccgctgtcagcgtgagttcgatcccaggttcggcggaaatttatttcagagtcaactttgtgtgcagactctcttcggtgtccgaactcccccccccccccccccccccccccgtgtacactacattgggtgtgcacgttaaagatcccacgattgacaaaagggtctttcctggcaaaattgctttggcacagttaataattgtctacctatacccgtgtgacttggaataataggccgtgaaaggtaaatatgcgccgaaatggctgcaattactggccgtataaaatttcatctcacacggcatcactgctgagcgcctagaactgtacccacggaatatgcgcgatataagcctcattgattgattgattgattgctaaGCCGATGTGAATGCCCTCGTGTACAACGACCCTGTACGTTAGACATAGCGGTTGtaataatataaaaaaaacctatCCACTCCATGCGTGCTGGAATATGCTGTCACCGTCACAAACTGTACAAGTCTGCATATGTATCAAAAtgcaagaattgtaggttattggaacgtttaattatttacaaaacaaaactttaaatGTTTATTTAACAAAACGTAAATGTAAATTAATTACAATAAACAAAAcgtgaatgtaacgttttgttttgttttgttttttaaaataattaaacgttccaataacctaaaATTCTGGGGGTTTTTTCATTCTGAATTTTTGAAAGTTCGCTATAGTCtatctggtttttttttctgcctATGTATATAATGATAGGCTTTTCAGGGTAATATTGCTTATATAAATACTGCGTGGAGTGTGATACACTGTCCATAGTAGAACTGTTACGCTATGCTTGTGAAGGCCGCTAAACTACAGTACATATTTGTGTAGAGTAACAGTAAAATGCTGTCCATGTAGATGTTCATGTTTCTGTACAGCGAGCAGAACGTTCAATGCAGCTTTATCAATGTGAGTACTACACACAGATAACGTAGCGTCTTGGCAACACAGACGTTTGCATATTCGtagatatacagacagataggcagacagacacatgcacacacacacacacacacacacacacacacacacacacacacacacacacacacacacacacacacacacacacacacacacacacacacacacacacacacacacacacacacacacacacacacccctccgcCCACTTCACAACACATACACGGAGTCCCAGAAGCAAAGATCGGCCTGTGACATTTTTAACGTCCATTATTCCAGATAAAAATGTCATTgaaaaaacaacatttttttgcGAGCGCCTGTGTGGGGAACGACCAAATTGCAATGTGACTGTGTACTGAGCGTGAGAACACCACAATGTGGTGAGATAGGTCCCGCTATCATCCCATCACGCTCCGTCAGTCTCTGATAACCTATCTGCTCTTGTGTTCTATCCTGTTAGAACCTTCGTACTTTTAGTTTGAACGATCTTCTTGCTAAGAAATCTGTCACAAAAATGAAATTGCAACCAATGCAGGGGCTCACTCACTCTGTGTAGACCTGTTTCTCTTATTAAAGAGAAGACACGGTATGTCCGAACGAGCGTTGTTTCAAGCACAAGCTATATTTCGTTTCTTTGCAAAGAGAACACAAGTTcgacacacaaagaaaaaccaacaaaacaaacctGACCCACCATACGCAtacataaatgaataaataaaaaagataAAGTAAATTGGTTTATTATTATATACGTAAATTAGGCAGTAAATAATTGTATCTGCAATATTGGATGTAGACCTCAAAAGCACTCTTCAAGTTCGGGTTGAAGATCTGCTGATATGCTTTTTGTGAGTCGAGTGTCTGTCAACATCAAGCACTGTGTTTATTAAAGATGACTTCTTTCCCGGCCCGTagtgtaaaacacacacacacacacacacgccatgtCAAGCAGCACAGACAAGGTCAGACTGTTACACGGGATGTCAAGCAGCACAGACAGGGTCAGACTGTACACGGGATGTCAAGCAGCACAGACAGGGTCAGACTGTCACACGGGATGTCAAGCAGCACAGACAGGGTCAGACTGTCACACGGGATGTCAAGCAGCACAGACAGGGTCAGACTGTCACACGGGATGTCAAGCAGCACAGACAGGGTCAGACTGTCACACGGGATGTCAAGCACCACAGACAGGGTCAGACTGTCACACGGGATGTCAAGCAGCACAGACAGGGTCAGACTGTCACACGGGATGTCAAGCAGCACAGACAGGGTCAGACTGTCACACGGGATGTTCAGCACGACAGACAGGGTCAGACTGTACACGGGATGTCAAGCAGCACAGACAGGGTCAGACTGTCACACGGGATGTCAAGCAGCACAGACAGGGTCAGACTGTACACGGGATGTTCAGCACCACAGACAGGGTCAGACTGTACACGGGATGTCAAGCAACACAGACAGGGTCAGACTGTCACACGGGATGTCAAGCAGCACAGACAGGGTCAGACTGTCACACGGGATGTTCAGCACGACAGACAGGGTCAGACTGTACACGGGATGTCAAGCACCACAGACAGGGTCAGACTGTCACACGGGATGTCAAGCAGCACAGACAGGGTCAGACTGTACACGGGATGTCAAGCACCACAGACAGGGTCAGACTGTACACGGGATGTTCAGCACGACAGACAGGGTCAGACTGTCACACGGGATGTTCAGCACGACAGACAGGGTCAGACTGTCACACGGGATGTCAAGCACCACAGACAGGGTCAGTCTGTACACGGGATGTCAAGCATCACAGACAGGGTCAGACTGTACACGGGATGTTAAGCACCACAGACAGGGTCAGACTGTCACACGGGATGTCAAGCACCACAGACAGGGTCAGACTGTCacacgggataagagcatccttccacttggacacatacctgtATGTTCTTGCTGCTCTCTTTGGGGATAGGACATTTTCCCCACAATGTTGTTACTGACACCATTTTATTAAGCAAACTAACTAATTCCACACGCAAAcctcactctgcacagaacgTAGCCACTGTCACaatgttgaatgttggtatgtatCCACATGGAATTCAGTATGCCATTTTCCTATGTAAAGGCCTGGATATATCTTTGAGGGTGTACGTGATCATGATTTACACGGAAAGGACGACATCTTTAAAGCCACATCATGCATGAGTGAACGCTACTGCAGGCCGAATGACATCAATGACGACAGACGTCACGCGTCAGTTACACTCTTACACGCGGAACAGGCTTCTGAAATCGTCCATCTTTGTCACCAGAAACATTTCAGACGGGAGCACTATTCCTTGTGGTCAAATTCAGACATGGAAGGTTTGGGGTTCGATACCCGGCCCAGCTGCACCTGATGGAATAAGGACTCGGATCAACtcctaggtcaacttatgtgcagacttgccCCCTAAAACGTAaaaacaccggcacggttggcctagtggtaaggcgtccgccccgtgatcgggaggtcgtgggttcgaaccccggccgggtcatacctaagactttaaaattggcaatctagtggctgctccgcctggcgtctggcattatggggttagtgctaggactggttggtccggtgtcagaataatgtgactgggtgaaacatgaagcctgtgctgcgacttctgtcttgtgtgtggcgcacgttatatgtcaaagcagcaccgccctgatatggcccttcgtggtcggctgaagcaaacaaacaaacaaacaaacgtaaaaCCCACTCGAGCAATAACACGTGTACGTAAGAGTTGCACCCCGTGAATGCAAAAGAAGGAGAACATTTCTATATGTTACACACATTACAAGTGTATATACATTCAAAGAAAAAGAATAGAATATAATAATGTAAAACAGTTAATTCAAAGTGCCTGTGTGACAAAAGATTATAATGTATTCCTCCGCGCTCACGTTGCACTGTCGGTCAACGTCCTTTGCACAAAACATGGCGAGTCCATGGAAATCTGATAGGCTGTCGCAAATATATATCGTTAGCCACAGTGTAAACAACACGAAAGTGGTAGATTGCTTTGGgcaaagaaaatgttttgataCTGCTACCTTTTCAACAAGCGAGCCATCTCATCC from Littorina saxatilis isolate snail1 linkage group LG16, US_GU_Lsax_2.0, whole genome shotgun sequence encodes the following:
- the LOC138949974 gene encoding zonadhesin-like, yielding MSKTVPRASSVHCKAHPFTSPSYPVTLPGPVNKPFVRAVTLTSPVSKPFVSAVTLTGPVSKPFVSAVTLTGPVSKPFVSAVTLTGPVSKPFVSAVTLTGPVSKPFVSAVTLTGPVSKPFVSAVTLTGPVSKPFVSAVTLTGPVSKPFVSAVTLTGPVSKPFVSAVTLTGPVSKPFVSAVTLTGPVSKPFVSAVTLTGPVSKPFVSAVTLTGPVSKPFVSAVTLTGPVSKPFVSAVTLTGPVSKPFVSAVTLTGPVSKPFVSAVTLTGPVSKPFQKQVRELLPGHQTIL